One segment of Oscillatoria sp. FACHB-1406 DNA contains the following:
- the murA gene encoding UDP-N-acetylglucosamine 1-carboxyvinyltransferase has product MAATSQETQSAATDEETSVLKIWGRKPLSGCIPISGAKNSVLAILAGTLLCPKQCRISNVPSLADIGKMCQILRALGVKIERNGDALEIDASHVGSDRAPYELVSKLRASFFAVGPLLARLGSARMPLPGGCAIGARPVDLHVRGLQALGAEVRIEQGVVCADVKGRSGRLKGAKIYLDYPSVGATETLMMAATLAEGETTIYNAAREPEVVDLASFCGAMGAIIHGAGTNTITIVGVPELHTVDYPIVPDRIEAGTFLVAAAITHSELSIAPVVPDHLTPIIAKLREIGPQVVIDAPDTVRLIPSELRATDIETLPYPGFPTDMQAQFSALLTLAEGNSVITETVFENRLRHVAELSRMGADIRVKGQNAIVRGVHGLSGVPVMATDLRAAAALVIAGLAADGMTIVKGLHHLDRGYDNIEQKLRNVGAHLERVKVPTERVDNLADSAEALV; this is encoded by the coding sequence ATCGCCGCTACGAGCCAGGAAACTCAGTCCGCTGCAACTGACGAAGAAACCTCTGTCTTAAAAATTTGGGGCAGAAAACCGCTTTCGGGCTGCATCCCGATTAGCGGAGCCAAAAATTCCGTTCTTGCGATTCTTGCGGGAACTTTGCTTTGCCCGAAGCAATGCCGAATTAGCAACGTTCCTTCCCTGGCTGATATTGGCAAAATGTGCCAAATTCTGCGCGCTTTAGGCGTAAAGATCGAGCGAAACGGCGACGCGCTCGAAATCGATGCAAGTCATGTAGGGAGCGATCGCGCGCCTTACGAGTTAGTCTCTAAACTTCGCGCCAGTTTCTTCGCAGTAGGCCCTCTGTTAGCTCGTTTGGGAAGCGCGCGGATGCCGCTGCCCGGAGGATGCGCGATTGGCGCTCGTCCGGTAGATCTTCACGTTCGAGGACTCCAAGCATTAGGAGCGGAAGTTCGCATCGAACAAGGCGTAGTTTGCGCGGATGTCAAAGGACGCAGCGGTCGCCTTAAAGGTGCGAAGATTTATCTCGATTATCCCAGCGTCGGCGCGACGGAAACGTTGATGATGGCTGCAACGCTAGCGGAAGGCGAAACGACGATTTATAACGCCGCGCGGGAACCAGAAGTCGTCGATTTAGCAAGTTTCTGCGGCGCAATGGGTGCAATTATTCACGGTGCAGGAACGAATACGATTACGATTGTGGGCGTACCGGAGCTACATACGGTGGATTACCCCATCGTTCCCGATCGCATCGAAGCTGGAACCTTCTTAGTCGCCGCAGCGATTACTCACTCCGAATTGAGTATAGCGCCCGTCGTCCCCGATCACCTCACGCCCATTATTGCTAAATTGCGCGAAATCGGCCCGCAAGTGGTTATCGATGCGCCCGATACCGTGCGCTTAATTCCGAGCGAATTGCGAGCGACGGATATCGAAACCCTACCTTACCCCGGTTTCCCCACCGATATGCAGGCTCAGTTTTCCGCGCTGCTAACACTAGCCGAAGGGAATAGCGTTATTACCGAAACCGTGTTTGAAAATCGCTTGCGTCATGTTGCTGAGTTGAGTCGTATGGGCGCAGATATCCGCGTCAAGGGACAAAACGCGATTGTGCGCGGCGTTCACGGACTTTCCGGCGTTCCGGTGATGGCAACGGACTTACGCGCGGCGGCGGCGCTGGTGATTGCTGGTTTGGCTGCCGATGGCATGACCATTGTTAAAGGGTTGCACCATCTCGATCGCGGCTACGATAACATCGAGCAGAAGTTACGCAATGTCGGCGCGCACCTCGAACGGGTTAAAGTTCCGACAGAACGAGTCGATAATCTGGCAGATTCCGCCGAAGCGCTAGTTTAA
- a CDS encoding RNA methyltransferase: MLTSLQNPLVKQLRKLRSRSERHKQGLFLLEGTNALQGAGETNAPLEVLCATPDWMAKHPQLWEQLQHLAQRVETISPEVCGAIATTVNPDGVVAAAERGKLTKAPQFPLNFGIALERLQDPGNLGTIIRTAAAAEVEGLWLSEDSVDLENPKVLRASAGEWFRAPIAVSSDLAGVIADCRGGGMQIVATTPSAQFTYWEADFKKPTLILLGNEAAGLSSELLGLCDFQVKIPLGAGVESLNVAIAAALLLYEVRRQQRALREFDKA; encoded by the coding sequence ATGTTAACGAGCCTGCAAAATCCCTTAGTCAAGCAACTGCGAAAGTTGCGATCGCGCTCCGAGCGGCACAAGCAAGGGTTATTTTTGCTCGAAGGAACGAATGCGCTGCAAGGGGCGGGCGAAACGAACGCGCCCCTAGAAGTTTTGTGCGCTACGCCCGATTGGATGGCTAAGCATCCGCAACTGTGGGAGCAACTGCAACATTTAGCCCAGCGAGTGGAAACAATCTCGCCAGAAGTCTGCGGCGCGATCGCCACAACTGTCAATCCCGATGGAGTCGTCGCTGCCGCAGAACGCGGCAAACTGACTAAAGCACCGCAATTCCCGTTGAATTTCGGCATTGCCTTAGAACGATTGCAGGATCCCGGTAATTTAGGCACGATAATCCGCACTGCTGCCGCTGCTGAAGTCGAAGGATTGTGGTTGAGCGAAGATAGCGTCGATCTCGAAAATCCCAAAGTCCTGCGCGCCTCAGCGGGAGAGTGGTTTCGCGCACCGATCGCTGTGAGCTCCGATTTAGCGGGCGTTATCGCCGATTGTCGCGGTGGGGGAATGCAAATCGTCGCCACAACACCCAGCGCCCAATTCACTTATTGGGAAGCCGATTTTAAGAAACCAACTTTGATTTTACTCGGCAACGAAGCGGCAGGATTGTCATCAGAATTATTGGGATTGTGCGATTTTCAAGTAAAGATTCCCCTAGGGGCGGGAGTCGAGTCTTTAAATGTCGCGATCGCGGCAGCTTTATTATTATATGAAGTCCGAAGGCAGCAACGAGCGCTACGCGAGTTCGACAAAGCCTAA